The following coding sequences lie in one Astatotilapia calliptera unplaced genomic scaffold, fAstCal1.2 U_scaffold_50, whole genome shotgun sequence genomic window:
- the LOC113018259 gene encoding poly [ADP-ribose] polymerase 14-like — MGPQEKTFASSKPQQAMIRVISCDPYITKTIQSELERILQKHLIKREVDVQEFSALEPMELEAVQAKIRVFGISLEHKKHQQNAGNTVRPEARAQTGSGKDVYVLEGLKEDVLSVTELIGRATQEALFKDFQDKEEAITALNVQWSLKGINGAWQEVSLRDNYMLEYAHTRDKIFVDIDAPDGSRVTVNLKTQEATNGVTGMTYKLKRIESGALEMPVKWDPMQEELFMKVELQPTSQEYREIAQGFLKTAKFNICKIERVQNLYLWNAYSVCKQRIFAKNGQAELGEKTLYHGTTAESCQCIERDRFDRGHAGKHAAKYGKGVYFAVNAAYSANGFSPADKSGLKRMYVVRVLTGRYTVGKSSMISPPPRGSDPTDCYDSLVDNQQQPSMFVIFHDDQAYPEYLITFK, encoded by the exons ATGGGACCACAAGAAAAAACCTTTGCCTCCTCTAAACCTCAGCAAGCTATGATACGTGTAATAAGCTGTGATCCATACATCACCAAGACCATCCAAAGTGAGCTGGAGAGGATCCTGCAGAAGCACCTGATAAAGAGGGAAGTAGACGTGCAGGAATTTTCAGCGCTTGAGCCCATGGAGCTCGAGGCTGTGCAGGCAAAAATCAGAGTCTTTGGAATAAGCCTGGAGCACAAGAAACATCAACAGAACGCTGGAAATACGGTCAGACCAGAAGCAAGAGCTCAGACGGGGTCAGGAAAAGACGTCTATGTGCTGGAAGGCCTAAAAGAGGACGTTTTGAGTGTCACTGAACTCATAGGCAGAGCAACCCAAGAAGCACTTTTTAAAGACTTTCAAGATAAAGAAGAAGCAATAACAGCTCTAAATGTGCAGTGGTCTTTGAAGGGCATAAATGGAGCCTGGCAGGAGGTGAGTCTGCGTGACAACTACATGTTGGAGTATGCTCATACGCGGGACAAAATCTTTGTTGACATAGATGCACCAGATGGCTCAAGAGTGACCGTAAACCTGAAGACACAAGAAGCCACAAATGGGGTGACAGGAATGACATACAAGCTAAAAAGGATTGAGTCTGGAG CATTGGAGATGCCAGTTAAATGGGATCCTATGCAGGAAGAATTGTTCATGAAGGTAGAACTGCAGCCTACCTCACAGGAATACCGGGAAATAGCCCAGGGTTTCCTGAAAACAGCCAAATTCAACATTTGCAAA ATTGAGCGTGTGCAAAACCTCTACCTGTGGAACGCCTACAGTGTGTGTAAGCAGCGTATATTTGCCAAGAATGGACAAGCAGAGCTAGGTGAGAAGACTCTCTACCATGGCACGACAGCAGAGTCATGCCAATGCATTGAACGGGACCGATTTGACAGGGGTCACGCAGGAAAACATG CTGCAAAGTATGGAAAAGGAGTTTACTTTGCTGTCAATGCAGCATATTCAGCTAACGGATTTTCCCCAGCAGACAAATCAGGCTTAAAGAGGATGTATGTTGTTCGTGTCCTGACTGGCCGTTACACGGTCGGTAAGAGCAGCATGATTTCACCTCCTCCTCGAGGCTCAGATCCCACTGACTGCTACGACAGTCTGGTGGACAACCAGCAGCAGCCCAGCATGTTTGTGATCTTCCATGATGACCAGGCCTACCCAGAATACCTCATTACCTTCAAGTGA